In Shinella sp. XGS7, a single genomic region encodes these proteins:
- a CDS encoding pyridoxamine 5'-phosphate oxidase family protein, which yields MNAPQTSQAAAPAFHAGEQALQARLGVRERMAEIGALVLRDHMPDQHRELFEKLPTLLLGALDPASGRPWATLLAGLPGFVHTPDARHMQIAAEPASDDPVLARLQPGAAVGVLGLEPHTRRRNRMNGRLLAHGADGSLSLAVQQSFGNCPKYIQARRPLPLAPQARQRAPAQALGPGLDAAARALIARSDSLFIASAAAPQAQAGAQAWQGVDVSHRGGEPGFVRMQEDDMGEEGGGLTLLLPDYPGNQFFNTLGNLALHPWAGLLFVDYEQGGLLHLSARAELLWPGEPGADLSPWPGARRLLRLRVAAGLWRAGALPWRWSPPEPAPQFAALRAAGAGG from the coding sequence ATGAACGCCCCGCAAACTTCCCAGGCGGCGGCCCCCGCCTTCCATGCCGGCGAGCAGGCCCTGCAGGCCCGCCTGGGCGTGCGCGAGCGCATGGCCGAGATCGGTGCCCTGGTGCTGCGCGACCATATGCCGGACCAGCATCGCGAGCTCTTCGAGAAGCTGCCCACCCTGCTGCTGGGCGCCCTGGACCCGGCCAGCGGCCGGCCCTGGGCCACCCTGCTGGCCGGCCTGCCGGGCTTTGTGCACACGCCGGATGCGCGCCATATGCAGATCGCCGCCGAGCCCGCAAGCGATGACCCGGTGCTGGCCCGCCTGCAGCCCGGCGCTGCCGTGGGCGTGCTGGGTCTGGAGCCGCACACACGCCGGCGCAATCGCATGAACGGCCGCCTGCTGGCGCATGGGGCCGATGGCAGCCTCAGCCTGGCGGTGCAGCAGAGCTTTGGCAACTGCCCCAAGTACATCCAGGCGCGCCGGCCCCTGCCGCTGGCGCCGCAGGCGCGCCAGCGCGCGCCGGCCCAGGCCCTGGGGCCAGGTCTTGATGCCGCGGCCCGCGCCCTGATCGCGCGCAGCGACAGCCTCTTCATCGCCAGCGCCGCCGCGCCCCAGGCCCAGGCGGGCGCCCAGGCCTGGCAGGGCGTGGATGTTTCGCACCGCGGCGGCGAGCCGGGCTTTGTGCGGATGCAGGAGGACGACATGGGAGAGGAGGGCGGCGGCCTCACCCTGCTGCTGCCCGACTACCCCGGCAACCAGTTCTTCAACACCCTGGGCAATCTGGCCCTGCATCCCTGGGCGGGCCTGCTCTTCGTGGACTACGAGCAAGGCGGCCTGCTGCATCTCAGCGCACGGGCCGAGCTGCTCTGGCCCGGCGAGCCCGGGGCCGATCTCTCGCCCTGGCCCGGCGCCCGGCGCCTGCTGCGCCTGCGGGTGGCGGCCGGACTGTGGCGGGCCGGGGCCTTGCCCTGGCGCTGGAGCCCGCCCGAGCCGGCGCCGCAGTTCGCGGCCCTGCGCGCCGCGGGGGCGGGAGGCTGA
- a CDS encoding glutathione S-transferase family protein, with translation MNAQALKPFILHRMAVSGHCHRVELMLSLLGLPYEAVDVDLPGGAQRRPEFLALNPLGQLPVLQDPNAEVGEDGGLLTLVDSNAILVYLAQRYAPAWWPASPLAQARLQRWFSLAAGLLDFGVAAARFAAITGREPSPESLARGGRLLDFMQAELGDGRRWLLGGEAPGLADVALYSYCSQAHLAGLLQARQAPLRDWLARVEALPGFIPLPDRL, from the coding sequence ATGAATGCCCAAGCCCTGAAGCCCTTCATCCTGCACCGCATGGCGGTGTCCGGCCATTGCCATCGCGTGGAGCTGATGCTGTCCCTGCTGGGTCTGCCCTATGAAGCCGTGGACGTTGACCTGCCCGGCGGCGCCCAGCGCCGGCCCGAGTTCCTGGCCCTCAATCCCCTGGGCCAGTTGCCGGTGCTGCAGGATCCGAATGCCGAGGTGGGCGAGGACGGCGGCCTGCTGACCCTGGTCGACAGCAATGCCATCCTGGTCTACCTGGCCCAGCGCTATGCACCGGCCTGGTGGCCCGCCTCGCCCCTGGCTCAAGCCCGGCTGCAGCGCTGGTTCTCCCTGGCGGCGGGCCTGCTGGACTTCGGCGTGGCCGCGGCCCGCTTTGCGGCCATCACCGGCCGCGAGCCCAGCCCCGAGAGCCTGGCCCGCGGCGGCCGCCTGCTGGACTTCATGCAGGCCGAGCTGGGCGATGGCCGGCGCTGGCTGCTGGGTGGCGAGGCGCCGGGCCTGGCCGATGTGGCGCTCTACAGCTATTGCTCCCAGGCGCATCTGGCCGGCCTGCTGCAGGCCCGCCAGGCGCCGCTGCGCGACTGGCTGGCGCGGGTGGAGGCCCTGCCCGGTTTCATTCCCCTGCCGGACCGGCTGTGA
- a CDS encoding LysR family transcriptional regulator, whose amino-acid sequence MDHLEQLRCLVAVADAGSLAGAARRLGVSAPAVTRGIAALEAKLGAVLIQRSTRSLRLSDAGERFIADCRRILADLDEAQAAVTGLQSEARGLLSLTAPQMFGRLHVAPIVLEFLREQPRVQLRCMLADRLVHLLDEGIDVAVRIAQLPDSGLTALPVGSLRRLVVASPAYLARAGRPEHPQELAQHRAVGFSFDAVQPRPWNFGEGLTVQPHFAWVTNSNEVAVAAAEAGEGLLRCLAYQAAEGLRAGRLVALMEAHEPPPVPVHIVYPAGRRAPAKVRAFIEFAAQRLRAEPVLQGGGW is encoded by the coding sequence ATGGACCATCTGGAACAGCTGCGCTGCCTGGTCGCGGTGGCGGATGCCGGCAGCCTGGCCGGGGCGGCGCGCCGCCTGGGCGTCTCGGCCCCGGCGGTGACGCGGGGCATCGCGGCCCTGGAGGCCAAGCTGGGGGCGGTGCTGATACAGCGCAGCACCCGCTCCCTGCGCCTGAGCGATGCGGGCGAGCGCTTCATTGCCGACTGCCGCCGCATCCTGGCCGATCTGGACGAGGCCCAGGCCGCCGTGACCGGCCTGCAGAGCGAGGCGCGCGGCCTGCTCTCGCTGACGGCGCCGCAGATGTTCGGCCGCCTGCATGTGGCGCCCATCGTGCTGGAGTTTCTGCGCGAACAGCCGCGGGTGCAGCTGCGCTGCATGCTGGCCGACCGCCTGGTGCATCTGCTGGACGAGGGCATCGATGTCGCGGTGCGCATCGCCCAGCTGCCCGACTCGGGGCTCACCGCCCTGCCGGTGGGCAGCCTGCGCCGCCTGGTGGTGGCTTCGCCCGCCTATCTGGCGCGCGCGGGCCGGCCCGAGCATCCGCAGGAGCTGGCGCAGCACCGGGCCGTGGGCTTTTCCTTCGACGCGGTGCAGCCCCGGCCCTGGAATTTTGGCGAGGGCCTGACGGTGCAGCCCCATTTCGCCTGGGTCACGAACAGCAATGAGGTGGCCGTGGCCGCCGCCGAGGCCGGCGAGGGCCTGCTGCGCTGCCTGGCCTACCAGGCCGCCGAGGGCCTGCGCGCCGGGCGCCTGGTGGCGCTGATGGAGGCGCATGAGCCGCCGCCGGTGCCGGTGCACATCGTTTATCCGGCGGGGCGGCGCGCGCCCGCCAAGGTGCGGGCCTTCATCGAGTTCGCCGCCCAGCGCCTGCGCGCCGAGCCGGTGCTGCAGGGCGGCGGCTGGTAG
- a CDS encoding DNA topoisomerase III, with protein MSKSLIIAEKPSVAQDIVRALTPQSGKFEKHDEYFENDEYVVSSAVGHLVEIKAPEEFDVKRGKWSFAHLPVIPPHFDLNPIDKSKGRLNALVKLIKRKDVTSLINACDAGREGELIFRLIVQYAGTAKTPVNKPVSRLWLQSMTPQAIREGFEKLRSDQQMLPLADAARCRSEADWLVGINGTRAMTAFNSRDGGFFLTTVGRVQTPTLSIVVEREEKIRKHVYRDYWEVRGTFDAVAGQYEGKWFDPKWKKDEHDAEKRADRLWTLAEAQAIAEAVKGQPATVTEESKPSTQASPGLYDLTTLQREANSRFGFSAKTTLSLAQALYEKHKVLTYPRTDSRYLPEDYLGVAKQTAEVLASEELPIALMPLATHAATALKNGYIKPTKKVFDNSKVSDHFAIIPTLQTPKSLTEAEAKLYDMVVKRFLAVFFPPAEFQVTTRISTVKAAGKEYAFQTNGKVLVKPGWQAVYGKEATDENAEPGTSGAMLVPVAPGEVVRTESVDIKALQTKPPARYSEATLLSAMEGAGKLVEDDELREAMAEKGLGTPATRAAIIEGLLAEKYMLREGRELIPTAKAFQLMTLLRGLGVDELTKPELTGNWEHQLSEMEKGRLKREAFMAEIAAMTEKVVKKAKEYDRDTIPGDYATLKAPCPKCGGVVKENYRRFTCTGKSGAGEGCGFSIGKIPGGRSFELHEVEQFLADKKIGPLEGFRSKAGWPFTAELALVFDTEIDNWKLEFDFGEDAKKAEESGEPVDFGSQPSLGACPKCQGHVYEHGSNYVCEHAVGANITCDFKSGKIILQQPIEAAQVEKLLTLGKTDLLDGFVSNKTRRKFKAFLTYDKKEGKVIFEFEPRAGGRPGAAKAPAKKAAARKTAKS; from the coding sequence ATGAGCAAGTCCCTGATCATTGCCGAGAAGCCATCCGTGGCGCAGGACATCGTGCGCGCACTCACCCCACAGTCGGGCAAGTTCGAGAAGCACGACGAGTATTTCGAGAACGACGAGTACGTGGTCTCGTCGGCCGTGGGCCATCTGGTGGAGATCAAGGCCCCGGAGGAGTTCGACGTCAAGCGCGGCAAGTGGAGCTTCGCCCACCTGCCGGTGATCCCGCCACACTTCGACCTCAACCCCATCGACAAGAGCAAGGGCCGGCTCAATGCCCTGGTCAAGCTGATCAAGCGCAAGGACGTGACGTCCCTGATCAACGCCTGTGACGCGGGCCGCGAGGGTGAGCTGATCTTCCGCCTGATCGTGCAGTACGCCGGCACGGCCAAGACGCCAGTGAACAAGCCGGTCAGCCGGCTGTGGCTGCAGAGCATGACGCCCCAGGCCATCCGCGAGGGCTTCGAGAAGCTGCGCAGCGACCAGCAGATGCTGCCCCTGGCCGACGCCGCGCGCTGCCGCTCCGAGGCCGACTGGCTGGTGGGCATCAACGGCACCCGCGCCATGACGGCCTTCAACTCGCGCGACGGCGGCTTCTTCCTCACCACCGTGGGCCGGGTGCAGACGCCCACGCTCTCCATCGTGGTGGAGCGCGAGGAAAAGATCCGCAAGCATGTCTACCGCGACTACTGGGAGGTGCGCGGCACCTTCGACGCCGTGGCCGGCCAGTACGAGGGCAAGTGGTTCGACCCCAAGTGGAAGAAGGACGAGCACGACGCCGAGAAGCGCGCCGACCGCCTCTGGACCCTGGCCGAGGCCCAGGCCATTGCCGAGGCCGTCAAGGGTCAGCCCGCCACGGTCACCGAGGAAAGCAAGCCCAGCACCCAGGCCAGCCCCGGCCTCTACGACCTGACCACCCTGCAGCGCGAGGCCAACTCGCGCTTCGGCTTCTCGGCCAAGACCACCCTGAGCCTGGCCCAGGCCCTGTATGAGAAGCACAAGGTGCTGACCTACCCGCGTACCGACTCGCGCTACCTGCCCGAGGACTATCTGGGCGTGGCCAAGCAGACCGCCGAGGTGCTGGCCAGCGAGGAGCTGCCCATTGCCCTGATGCCCCTGGCCACGCATGCGGCCACGGCGCTGAAGAACGGCTATATCAAGCCCACCAAGAAGGTCTTCGACAACAGCAAGGTCTCGGACCACTTCGCCATCATCCCCACGCTGCAGACGCCCAAGAGCCTGACCGAGGCCGAGGCCAAGCTCTACGACATGGTGGTCAAGCGCTTCCTGGCGGTGTTCTTCCCGCCGGCCGAGTTCCAGGTCACCACCCGCATCTCCACGGTCAAGGCCGCGGGCAAGGAGTACGCCTTCCAGACCAATGGCAAGGTGCTGGTCAAGCCGGGCTGGCAGGCCGTCTACGGCAAGGAAGCCACCGACGAGAACGCCGAGCCCGGCACTAGCGGCGCCATGCTGGTGCCCGTGGCCCCGGGTGAGGTGGTGCGCACCGAGAGCGTGGACATCAAGGCCCTGCAGACCAAGCCGCCGGCCCGCTACAGCGAAGCCACGCTGCTCTCTGCCATGGAAGGCGCGGGCAAGCTGGTGGAGGACGACGAACTGCGCGAGGCCATGGCCGAGAAGGGCCTGGGCACGCCGGCCACGCGCGCGGCCATCATCGAAGGCCTGCTGGCCGAGAAATACATGCTGCGCGAGGGCCGGGAGCTCATCCCCACAGCCAAGGCCTTCCAGCTCATGACCCTGCTGCGCGGCCTGGGCGTGGACGAGCTGACCAAGCCCGAGCTCACCGGCAACTGGGAGCACCAGCTCTCGGAGATGGAGAAGGGCCGCCTCAAGCGCGAGGCCTTCATGGCCGAGATCGCCGCCATGACCGAGAAGGTGGTGAAGAAGGCCAAGGAATACGACCGCGACACCATCCCCGGCGACTACGCCACCCTGAAGGCGCCTTGCCCCAAGTGCGGCGGCGTGGTCAAGGAGAACTACCGCCGCTTCACCTGCACCGGCAAGAGCGGCGCGGGCGAGGGCTGCGGCTTCTCCATCGGCAAGATCCCGGGCGGCCGCAGCTTCGAGCTGCATGAGGTGGAACAGTTCCTGGCCGACAAGAAGATCGGCCCGCTGGAAGGCTTCCGCTCCAAGGCCGGCTGGCCCTTCACGGCCGAGCTGGCCCTGGTCTTCGATACCGAGATCGACAACTGGAAGCTGGAGTTCGACTTCGGCGAGGACGCCAAGAAGGCCGAGGAAAGCGGCGAGCCCGTGGACTTCGGCAGCCAGCCCTCGCTGGGTGCCTGCCCCAAGTGCCAGGGCCATGTTTACGAGCACGGCAGCAACTATGTGTGCGAGCACGCGGTCGGCGCCAACATCACCTGCGACTTCAAGAGCGGCAAGATCATCCTGCAGCAGCCCATCGAGGCGGCCCAGGTCGAGAAGCTGCTGACCCTGGGCAAGACCGATCTGCTGGACGGCTTTGTCTCCAACAAGACCCGCCGCAAGTTCAAGGCCTTCCTGACCTATGACAAGAAGGAAGGCAAGGTGATCTTCGAGTTCGAGCCGCGTGCCGGCGGCCGCCCCGGCGCCGCCAAGGCCCCGGCCAAGAAGGCCGCGGCGCGCAAGACGGCCAAGAGCTGA
- a CDS encoding SET domain-containing protein — MTQAAAKTPSRRLQVKRSGVHGRGVYAARHIEAGEVLIEYTGERIDWDEALRRHPHDPQQPDHTFYFHIEGGQVIDALYGGNSSRWINHSCDPNCEAEETPEGRVFIKALRDLLPGEELFYDYGLVIDERYTPKLKKQFACYCGSASCRGTMLAPKR, encoded by the coding sequence ATGACGCAAGCCGCTGCCAAGACGCCCTCCCGACGCCTCCAGGTCAAGCGCTCCGGCGTCCATGGGCGGGGCGTCTATGCCGCCCGCCACATCGAGGCCGGCGAGGTCCTGATCGAGTACACGGGCGAGCGCATCGATTGGGACGAGGCCCTGCGCCGCCACCCGCACGATCCCCAGCAGCCCGACCACACCTTCTACTTCCACATCGAAGGCGGGCAGGTGATCGACGCGCTGTACGGCGGCAACAGCTCGCGCTGGATCAACCACAGCTGCGACCCCAACTGCGAGGCCGAGGAAACCCCGGAAGGCAGGGTTTTCATCAAGGCCCTGCGCGACCTCCTGCCGGGCGAAGAGTTGTTCTACGACTACGGGCTTGTCATCGATGAACGGTACACGCCCAAGCTGAAGAAGCAGTTCGCCTGTTATTGCGGCAGCGCCAGCTGCCGTGGCACGATGCTCGCGCCGAAACGATAG
- a CDS encoding biotin--[acetyl-CoA-carboxylase] ligase, which translates to MAEQHQHWGVEALWQDLEPLLPGMSIEVLARTESTNTTLLERVRSEQRQRGSLEPNPYGRRAYDLQPCLLVAEHQTHGRGRMGRSWHATPGASLTFSLSLPLAPADWSGLSLVVGCAVAEALEPLAEGQSPRLALKWPNDLWLDGRKLGGVLIETVQAGGQRMAVVGVGLNILAAEPQSGETPSYSTGFASLAELEAGWTAPAALARIARPLIEALLAFPQQGFASWQARYARRDYLAGRAVTAGTQEGLVQGVNAQGELLLQTASGPQSVVSGEVSVRLAQAGAGHDGGR; encoded by the coding sequence ATGGCGGAACAACATCAGCACTGGGGCGTCGAGGCCCTCTGGCAAGACCTGGAACCCCTGCTGCCGGGCATGAGCATCGAGGTGCTGGCCCGCACCGAATCCACCAACACCACGCTGCTGGAGCGCGTGCGCAGCGAGCAGCGCCAGCGCGGCAGCCTGGAGCCCAATCCCTATGGCCGCCGCGCCTACGACCTGCAGCCCTGCCTGCTGGTAGCCGAGCATCAGACCCATGGCCGCGGCCGCATGGGCCGCAGCTGGCACGCCACGCCGGGCGCCTCGCTGACCTTCTCCCTGTCCCTGCCCCTGGCGCCGGCCGACTGGTCGGGCCTGTCCCTGGTGGTGGGCTGCGCCGTGGCCGAGGCCCTGGAGCCCCTGGCCGAGGGCCAGAGCCCGCGCCTGGCCCTGAAATGGCCCAATGATCTGTGGCTGGACGGTCGCAAGCTGGGCGGCGTGCTCATCGAAACCGTGCAGGCCGGCGGCCAGCGCATGGCCGTGGTGGGCGTGGGTCTGAACATCCTGGCCGCCGAACCCCAGAGCGGCGAGACCCCCAGCTACAGCACCGGCTTCGCCAGCCTGGCCGAGCTGGAGGCAGGCTGGACCGCGCCGGCCGCCCTGGCGCGCATCGCCCGCCCTCTGATCGAGGCCTTGCTGGCCTTCCCGCAACAGGGCTTCGCCAGCTGGCAGGCCCGCTATGCCCGGCGTGACTACCTGGCTGGCCGCGCCGTGACGGCCGGCACCCAGGAGGGCCTGGTCCAGGGCGTGAACGCCCAGGGCGAGCTGCTGCTGCAGACCGCCAGCGGCCCGCAGAGCGTGGTGAGCGGCGAGGTCAGCGTGCGCCTGGCCCAGGCGGGTGCCGGCCACGACGGGGGCCGCTGA
- a CDS encoding S8 family peptidase: MNRSTPRSPCPTLLALSLALGFAGAHAQTEALAEQARVIVRFKSTAQSVLAQPMSAKVRVAEAREIAQNRAYALGLRTGRALQARLSLDERTHVLLAHGLSSEALARRLAQDGEVELAVVDQRRQIMAVPNDPYYAVGPGNSPAVGQWYLKTPTSELVSAINAPAAWDRQTGSSSIVVAVLDTGIRADHPDLAGQVLPGYDLVGYSSSSALSLAISNDGDGADADPSDPGDWVTQAEVDAGTLGSSCTSAEVKPSSWHGTRVAGLIAAASNNGLGMAGVAWGSRILPVRVLGKCGGFDSDIVSGMKWAGGLTVPGLPSNPNPARVLNLSLGGAGDCVGGSASLYRDAITALAARNVVVVAAAGNSDGQAVSLPGNCPGVITVGGLRHLGSKQGKSSLGPEVTISAPAGNCVNLTGPCLYPILSTSNSGTRAPIAGDNYYEPRGVGTSFSTPLVSGTVALMLAQQPSLTPSQVSSLLRSSARAFVSSGATAGIPQCQAPGSLTQDECYCTTSTCGAGMLDAAAAVAAATPAPAPAPAPAPATTTTDTSTSSSGGGGGGGASSLAWLFALVAAGAALGRRRQDEGADDAAP, from the coding sequence ATGAATCGCAGCACGCCCCGTTCGCCCTGTCCCACCCTGCTGGCCCTGTCCCTGGCTCTGGGTTTTGCCGGCGCCCACGCCCAGACCGAGGCGCTTGCCGAACAGGCGCGCGTCATCGTGCGCTTCAAGAGCACGGCCCAGAGCGTGCTCGCCCAGCCCATGAGCGCCAAGGTGCGCGTGGCCGAGGCCCGCGAGATCGCGCAGAACCGGGCCTATGCCCTGGGCCTGCGCACCGGCCGCGCCCTGCAGGCGCGCCTGAGCCTGGACGAGCGCACCCATGTGCTGCTGGCCCACGGCCTCAGCTCCGAGGCCCTGGCGCGCCGCCTGGCCCAGGACGGCGAGGTGGAGCTGGCCGTGGTGGACCAGCGCCGCCAGATCATGGCCGTGCCCAACGATCCCTATTACGCCGTAGGCCCCGGCAACAGCCCGGCCGTGGGCCAGTGGTACCTGAAGACGCCCACCAGCGAGCTGGTCTCGGCCATCAATGCCCCGGCCGCCTGGGACCGCCAGACCGGCAGCTCCTCCATCGTGGTGGCGGTGCTGGACACCGGCATACGCGCCGATCATCCCGACCTGGCGGGCCAGGTCTTGCCGGGCTATGACCTGGTGGGCTATTCCAGCAGCAGCGCGCTGTCCCTGGCCATCAGCAATGACGGCGATGGAGCCGACGCCGACCCCTCCGATCCCGGCGACTGGGTGACCCAGGCCGAGGTCGACGCCGGCACCCTGGGCAGCTCCTGCACCAGCGCCGAGGTCAAGCCCAGCAGCTGGCACGGCACCCGCGTTGCTGGCCTGATCGCCGCGGCCAGCAACAACGGCCTGGGCATGGCGGGCGTGGCCTGGGGCAGCAGGATCCTGCCGGTGCGGGTGCTGGGCAAATGCGGGGGCTTCGATTCGGATATTGTTAGCGGCATGAAGTGGGCCGGAGGCTTGACTGTTCCCGGTTTGCCGAGCAATCCCAATCCCGCGCGAGTTCTGAACCTTAGCCTCGGGGGGGCTGGTGACTGTGTCGGTGGGAGTGCCTCTCTCTATCGCGATGCGATTACGGCGCTGGCAGCGCGCAATGTGGTGGTGGTTGCAGCTGCTGGCAATAGCGATGGTCAGGCTGTCAGTTTGCCCGGGAATTGTCCAGGTGTGATCACGGTTGGTGGTCTCAGGCATCTGGGCTCCAAGCAAGGGAAGTCTAGTCTGGGCCCGGAGGTCACGATTTCTGCCCCCGCCGGTAACTGCGTCAATCTAACAGGCCCCTGCCTCTACCCCATCCTCAGCACCAGCAACAGCGGCACACGAGCGCCTATTGCTGGTGACAACTATTACGAGCCCAGAGGCGTGGGTACCAGTTTCTCAACGCCCCTGGTGAGCGGCACCGTGGCTCTCATGCTGGCCCAGCAGCCCAGCCTGACGCCCAGCCAGGTGAGCAGCCTGCTGCGCAGCAGCGCACGGGCCTTTGTGAGCAGCGGTGCCACGGCCGGCATTCCGCAATGCCAGGCGCCCGGCAGCCTGACCCAGGACGAGTGCTATTGCACCACCAGCACCTGCGGCGCGGGCATGCTGGATGCCGCCGCCGCAGTGGCGGCGGCCACGCCGGCACCGGCTCCCGCGCCCGCCCCAGCGCCAGCGACCACCACGACGGACACCAGCACGAGCAGCAGTGGCGGCGGCGGTGGTGGCGGTGCCAGCAGCCTGGCCTGGCTGTTTGCCCTGGTGGCCGCAGGCGCGGCCCTGGGCCGGCGCCGCCAGGACGAGGGCGCCGACGACGCCGCACCTTGA
- a CDS encoding S8 family peptidase, with the protein MPSLLYLLLLPRLLLGSLLCMLLSAAQAGPRPDPAQDSSSTVARVIVKYRSGDSGPQRAADMGTRLGGLGLSDGRVLGPRSQVLHGSGLSSRLLAEKLRGDTAVEWAVVDERRYAQAAPNDPLYAEGQSASTPAVGQWYLHPVTSAIRAAIDAENAWTLSQGSSAIVVAVLDTGVRASHPDLASKLLPGYDFVSDATVANDGGGRDSEPADPGDWVSSAEAAAGALKGCTVGNSSWHGTRTASLIGAATNNGVGMAGTAPLSPLLPVRVLGKCGGYDSDIIAGLRWAAGLSVTGVPSNPNPARVVNLSLGASGSCSAAYQEAINELIAAKVVVVAAAGNEGLAVGAPANCSGVIAVAGLRHSGSKVGYSSLGPEIAVSAPAGNCVNSSGACLYGLITATDSGSTTPQGAAYNDASNYSVGTSFAAPLVSGTAALMLALNPGLKPGELASLLKRSARAFPGSGADASVSSCRAPSATAQTAECYCTTSTCGAGMLDAAAAVAAAQAALPTAVIRASATRVLVGESLSLDASGSSAPSGRSLVSYRWEILSGASAASISGSSTGASLSLLARAEGTVTVRLTLTDSAGTSVSASQSFTVAAGLPTARLSLTSGTAQAGNTLVLDGSASSAQGSAGIVAYLWEITEGTGLASISGSATGASVSVRLTAAGTLALRLTVTDSLGYSASTSQSFTIAAAPVAASTSTSTSNTTSTASESGGGGGAASPWALLGLLLAGGLLGPRHSGRRAARAKR; encoded by the coding sequence ATGCCCTCCCTGCTGTACCTGCTCTTGCTGCCTCGCCTGCTCCTGGGCTCGCTGCTTTGCATGCTGTTGTCCGCCGCTCAGGCCGGGCCGCGACCCGACCCCGCGCAGGACAGCAGCAGCACCGTGGCCCGTGTCATCGTCAAGTACCGCAGCGGGGACAGCGGCCCGCAGCGCGCCGCCGACATGGGCACGCGCCTGGGCGGCCTGGGCCTGAGCGACGGCCGGGTGCTGGGGCCGCGCAGCCAGGTGCTGCATGGCAGCGGCCTGAGCTCGCGCCTGCTGGCCGAGAAGCTGCGTGGCGACACTGCGGTGGAATGGGCCGTGGTGGACGAGCGCCGCTACGCCCAGGCCGCGCCCAATGACCCGCTCTATGCCGAGGGCCAGAGCGCCAGCACGCCGGCCGTGGGCCAGTGGTACCTGCACCCAGTCACCAGTGCCATCCGGGCCGCCATCGATGCCGAGAACGCCTGGACGCTGAGCCAGGGCAGCAGCGCCATCGTGGTGGCGGTGCTGGACACCGGCGTGCGTGCCAGCCACCCCGATCTGGCGTCCAAGCTGCTGCCGGGCTATGACTTCGTGAGCGACGCCACGGTGGCCAATGACGGCGGCGGGCGCGACAGCGAACCCGCCGATCCGGGCGACTGGGTCAGCAGCGCCGAGGCCGCCGCGGGCGCGCTCAAGGGCTGCACCGTGGGCAACAGCAGCTGGCACGGCACGCGCACCGCCAGCCTGATCGGCGCGGCCACCAACAACGGCGTGGGCATGGCCGGCACCGCGCCGCTCAGTCCCCTACTGCCGGTGCGGGTGCTGGGCAAGTGCGGCGGCTATGACTCCGACATCATTGCCGGCCTGCGCTGGGCCGCCGGCCTGAGCGTGACCGGCGTGCCGAGCAATCCCAACCCGGCGCGGGTGGTCAATCTCAGCCTGGGCGCCAGTGGCAGCTGCAGCGCGGCCTACCAGGAGGCCATCAACGAGCTGATCGCCGCCAAGGTGGTGGTGGTGGCCGCGGCCGGCAACGAGGGCCTGGCCGTGGGCGCGCCGGCCAACTGCAGCGGCGTGATCGCCGTGGCCGGCCTGCGCCACAGCGGCAGCAAGGTGGGCTATTCCAGTCTGGGGCCGGAAATCGCCGTCAGCGCCCCGGCCGGCAACTGCGTCAACAGCAGCGGTGCCTGCCTCTACGGCCTGATCACCGCCACCGACAGCGGCAGCACCACGCCCCAGGGCGCGGCCTACAACGACGCCAGCAACTACAGCGTGGGCACCAGCTTTGCCGCGCCCCTGGTCTCGGGCACGGCGGCGCTGATGCTGGCCCTCAACCCCGGCCTCAAGCCCGGCGAGCTGGCCAGCCTGCTCAAGCGCTCGGCCCGCGCCTTCCCCGGCAGCGGGGCGGACGCCAGCGTGAGCAGTTGCCGCGCGCCCAGCGCTACGGCCCAGACCGCCGAGTGCTACTGCACGACCAGCACCTGCGGCGCGGGCATGCTGGACGCTGCCGCCGCGGTGGCCGCGGCCCAGGCGGCCCTGCCCACGGCCGTGATCCGGGCTTCGGCCACCCGGGTGCTGGTGGGCGAGAGCCTGAGCCTGGACGCCTCGGGCTCCAGCGCGCCCAGCGGGCGCAGCCTCGTCAGCTACCGCTGGGAGATCCTCAGCGGCGCCAGCGCCGCCAGCATCAGCGGCAGCAGCACGGGGGCCAGTCTCAGCCTGCTGGCCCGGGCCGAGGGCACGGTGACGGTGCGCCTGACCCTCACCGACAGCGCCGGCACCAGCGTCAGCGCCAGCCAGAGCTTCACGGTGGCGGCCGGCCTGCCCACGGCGCGCCTGAGCCTGACGAGCGGCACGGCTCAGGCCGGCAACACCCTGGTGCTGGACGGCAGCGCCTCCAGCGCCCAGGGCTCGGCGGGCATCGTGGCCTATCTCTGGGAAATCACCGAGGGCACGGGCCTGGCCAGCATCAGCGGCTCGGCCACCGGCGCCAGCGTCAGCGTGCGGCTCACCGCGGCCGGCACCCTGGCGCTGCGCCTGACCGTGACCGACAGCCTGGGCTACAGCGCCAGCACCAGCCAGAGCTTCACGATTGCCGCGGCCCCGGTGGCGGCCTCCACCAGCACCAGTACCAGCAACACCACGAGCACCGCCAGCGAGAGCGGCGGGGGCGGGGGCGCCGCCTCGCCCTGGGCGCTGCTGGGCCTGCTGCTGGCCGGCGGCCTGCTGGGCCCCAGACACAGCGGGCGGCGCGCCGCTCGCGCCAAGCGCTGA